Proteins encoded by one window of Massilia sp. NR 4-1:
- a CDS encoding Do family serine endopeptidase — MRRLWLLFAQTVTIVLALYFVYSALRPAREARAPERAQQLGTTTRPAVLLESTGGAPQSGSYRAAAGRAMPAVVNILTSKTPKRQHPLSRDPFFKRFFGERERDGEEEEQNSLGSGVIVSQEGYILTNNHVVDAADEIEVVLADGRKAAASIVGTDPETDLAVIKINLDKLPAIVLGHDEQARVGDVVLAIGNPFGVGQTVTMGIISALGRNNLHINHFENFIQTDAAINFGNSGGALIDTNGNLLGINSAIYSQSGGSVGIGFAIPVTTAKSVLESIIRSGHVVRGWIGVESQEITPELAQSFGLQRDSGAIIAGVVRNGPADRAGMRPGDILLSVDGKPVKDTNEMLNLIAQLQPGGQSRMRVLRKSRETELELTVGKRPVTKTK, encoded by the coding sequence ATGCGAAGACTCTGGTTATTGTTTGCGCAAACGGTGACCATCGTCCTGGCACTGTACTTCGTCTATTCCGCCCTGCGCCCGGCGCGCGAGGCGCGCGCTCCCGAGCGCGCGCAGCAGCTGGGCACCACCACCCGCCCCGCCGTGCTGCTGGAATCGACCGGTGGCGCGCCCCAGTCCGGCTCCTACCGGGCTGCGGCCGGACGCGCCATGCCGGCCGTGGTCAACATCCTCACTTCGAAGACGCCGAAGCGCCAGCATCCGCTGAGCCGCGATCCCTTCTTCAAGCGCTTTTTCGGCGAGCGCGAACGCGATGGCGAGGAGGAGGAGCAGAACAGCCTCGGTTCGGGCGTGATCGTCAGCCAGGAAGGCTATATCCTGACCAATAACCATGTGGTCGATGCCGCCGACGAGATCGAGGTGGTGCTGGCCGACGGGCGCAAGGCCGCCGCCAGCATCGTCGGCACCGACCCGGAAACCGACCTGGCCGTCATCAAGATCAACCTGGACAAGCTGCCCGCCATCGTCCTCGGCCACGACGAGCAGGCCCGCGTCGGCGACGTGGTGCTGGCCATCGGCAACCCCTTCGGCGTGGGCCAGACCGTCACCATGGGCATCATCTCGGCGCTGGGCCGCAACAATCTGCACATCAACCACTTCGAGAATTTCATCCAGACCGACGCCGCCATCAACTTCGGCAACTCGGGCGGCGCCCTGATCGACACCAACGGCAATCTGCTCGGCATCAACTCAGCCATCTATTCGCAGAGCGGCGGCTCGGTGGGCATCGGCTTCGCCATTCCCGTCACCACCGCCAAGTCGGTGCTGGAATCGATCATCCGCAGCGGCCACGTGGTGCGCGGCTGGATCGGCGTCGAATCGCAGGAGATCACGCCCGAGCTGGCGCAAAGCTTCGGCCTGCAACGCGACAGCGGCGCCATCATCGCCGGCGTGGTGCGCAACGGCCCGGCCGACCGCGCCGGCATGCGCCCCGGCGACATCCTGCTGTCGGTGGACGGCAAGCCGGTCAAGGACACCAATGAAATGCTCAACCTGATCGCCCAGCTGCAGCCGGGCGGCCAGTCCAGGATGCGCGTGCTGCGCAAAAGCCGCGAAACCGAACTCGAACTCACCGTGGGCAAACGCCCTGTCACCAAAACCAAGTAA
- a CDS encoding DUF2461 domain-containing protein, whose translation MHLRDLTRYLQELSENNNRPWFIMNKPRYDILREEFLELVTQVIVEVGKFDPAVKFCNPKKAMFRINRDVRFAHDKSPYKTNFSAALAPNDMRRPTMAGGPTYYFQLNKEGMLHFGAGEYIPPPHRLRALRKHMVEDAAGFRKVLNNKALKARYGTIQNEGKLQRPPKGFDAEHEHIEFIKLKSFFIWTEVKVELNKPELLLPQIAAGLKDSLPLVTWMRQAKTEEEEA comes from the coding sequence ATGCATCTGCGCGACCTGACCCGCTATCTGCAAGAACTCAGCGAAAACAATAATCGTCCCTGGTTCATCATGAACAAACCGCGCTACGACATCCTGCGCGAGGAATTTCTGGAGCTGGTCACCCAGGTGATCGTGGAAGTAGGGAAGTTCGACCCAGCCGTCAAATTCTGCAATCCGAAGAAAGCCATGTTCCGCATCAACCGCGACGTGCGCTTCGCCCACGATAAAAGCCCGTACAAGACCAATTTCTCGGCCGCGCTGGCGCCCAACGACATGCGCCGCCCCACCATGGCGGGTGGCCCGACCTACTACTTCCAGCTCAATAAGGAAGGCATGCTGCATTTCGGCGCCGGCGAATACATTCCACCGCCGCACCGCCTGCGCGCGCTGCGCAAGCATATGGTGGAAGATGCGGCCGGCTTCCGCAAGGTGCTGAATAACAAGGCGCTCAAGGCGCGCTACGGTACCATCCAGAACGAAGGCAAGCTGCAGCGTCCGCCCAAGGGCTTCGACGCCGAGCATGAACACATCGAGTTCATCAAGCTGAAAAGCTTCTTCATCTGGACCGAGGTGAAGGTGGAGCTGAACAAGCCCGAACTGCTGCTGCCGCAGATCGCGGCCGGCCTGAAGGATTCGCTGCCCCTGGTGACCTGGATGCGCCAGGCCAAAACGGAGGAAGAAGAGGCCTGA
- the mscL gene encoding large conductance mechanosensitive channel protein MscL translates to MAMLQEFKDFAMKGNVIDLAVGVIIGAAFGKIVDSLVQDIIMPPIGKLLGGLDFANYYLPLNGQAANLSLAEAKKLGAVIAYGNFLTILLNFIILAFVIFQMVRLVNIARRKEAPAAAAEPAPPAEDIVLLREIRDALKR, encoded by the coding sequence ATGGCCATGTTGCAGGAATTTAAAGACTTTGCCATGAAGGGCAATGTGATCGACCTGGCGGTCGGTGTCATCATCGGCGCGGCCTTCGGCAAGATCGTCGACTCGCTGGTGCAGGACATCATCATGCCGCCCATCGGCAAATTGCTCGGCGGCCTCGATTTCGCCAACTACTACTTGCCGCTCAATGGCCAGGCGGCCAATCTGAGCCTGGCCGAGGCGAAAAAGCTGGGCGCGGTTATCGCCTACGGCAACTTCCTGACCATCCTGCTAAACTTCATCATATTGGCCTTCGTGATCTTCCAGATGGTGCGCCTGGTGAATATCGCGCGCCGCAAGGAAGCACCGGCGGCCGCCGCCGAACCGGCGCCGCCGGCGGAAGATATCGTGCTGCTGCGCGAAATCCGCGATGCCTTGAAGCGCTAA